The DNA segment ATAGACTCTTTTGTCCTACCAGCACTTTTATTAGGCTTAGTTGCATCAGGTGGAAGTAATCCCTTTTTCTTAAGTTGGACTTCCCATCTATTAATATAATTTTTTGAAGGAAGATTATATTTAGCAGCGATTACCCTAACTCCTAGAGTACTATCATAATAATCTTTGATTACAGAAAGTTTAAATTCATCAGAGTA comes from the Alkalibacter saccharofermentans DSM 14828 genome and includes:
- a CDS encoding transposase, producing MTKKYSDEFKLSVIKDYYDSTLGVRVIAAKYNLPSKNYINRWEVQLKKKGLLPPDATKPNKSAGRTKESILRADTRTLKEKQLEEQVQVLQAKIDYYESLNSMKPFIAKKKLK